A single genomic interval of Patescibacteria group bacterium harbors:
- a CDS encoding O-antigen ligase family protein, producing the protein MKKEKLIRILFLISIFFQLIFYHLPGEIKLPLFVLCLFFLTLLLAQKSSLRLPKYFSIFFLFYLLAVFFSSLASPSSFTATLKLSEVLGIFLLVIVGINFFSKTNFFLQTLNVLIFLGSLATLDGIFEFTSRSKAAKILPLFEPFHWPNLAASFMVLIFPLTLVLFLKSGVKSYKKIFLFSSLFLLACAWILSQTYIVVFILIIIFLFLAYVWSTKNIPQSWRRQRKGAILLFLLLAVTLPNLLPSFSFRSIPDSIGLFQDSLFFQERADIWRFSAESIKNNLWQGIGPGNFGPVYRQNLIKPWVWADYASNEPLQTGVETGLFGFLTQLALFIYLAIVAIRKILSFVKEKEPLSLAVALSVLIFLILSFTNSSLRVFPLQIIFFLLVSFLMKDVSVWQIRKGSLSLIILPFVFLFFLFFLDSLNLRRGQRAFLERDYPQAEKILLAASQKPLFFLNPKSFYYLATLKLETEQPQEAIFFLERLRVIDPLNLEIDYQIAEINYSQYQLVEAEEILSQALKRNPFLPPKYYLGLYKAQFEQGKEQESLKALIEVKKNYPLETEVYQRGQYILSATNYLPALVESTNLLYQLTGDVEFLPLIPTTCR; encoded by the coding sequence ATGAAGAAAGAAAAGCTTATACGAATTCTTTTTCTCATAAGCATTTTCTTTCAGCTCATATTTTACCATCTCCCAGGTGAGATTAAACTTCCTTTATTCGTCCTTTGTCTTTTCTTCTTGACTCTCCTTCTCGCACAAAAATCTTCTTTACGTCTTCCAAAATACTTCTCCATTTTCTTTCTGTTTTATCTTTTAGCGGTTTTTTTCTCTAGTCTAGCTTCTCCCAGCTCCTTTACCGCTACTCTCAAATTAAGCGAGGTCTTAGGAATTTTCCTTCTAGTAATCGTAGGTATTAATTTTTTTTCTAAAACTAACTTCTTTCTCCAAACACTTAACGTTCTCATCTTTCTTGGCTCTCTTGCTACTTTAGATGGTATTTTCGAATTTACTAGTCGTTCAAAAGCAGCGAAAATCCTACCTCTTTTTGAACCTTTCCACTGGCCCAATCTCGCTGCCTCATTCATGGTTTTGATTTTTCCCCTGACTTTAGTCCTTTTTTTAAAAAGCGGAGTAAAGAGTTATAAAAAAATATTCCTTTTTTCCAGTCTTTTTCTTTTAGCTTGTGCCTGGATTCTTAGCCAAACTTATATTGTTGTTTTCATTCTGATTATCATCTTTCTCTTCTTAGCCTATGTCTGGTCCACTAAAAACATACCTCAATCCTGGCGCAGGCAACGAAAAGGAGCCATTCTCCTCTTCCTTTTACTTGCAGTCACTCTTCCTAATCTTTTACCTTCTTTTAGCTTCCGCTCCATCCCTGATTCTATTGGTCTATTCCAAGACAGTCTGTTTTTCCAAGAAAGAGCTGATATCTGGCGCTTTTCTGCCGAAAGCATCAAGAACAACCTCTGGCAGGGGATTGGGCCGGGAAACTTCGGGCCTGTTTATCGGCAAAATCTAATTAAACCTTGGGTGTGGGCAGATTACGCCTCGAACGAACCCCTTCAGACTGGAGTAGAAACTGGTCTCTTTGGCTTTTTAACCCAACTGGCTCTCTTTATCTATTTAGCCATCGTTGCCATCAGGAAAATATTGAGTTTCGTTAAAGAGAAAGAACCCCTCTCTTTAGCTGTCGCTTTGTCTGTTCTTATATTTTTGATTTTAAGTTTTACTAATAGTTCCCTAAGGGTTTTCCCACTTCAGATAATCTTTTTTCTTTTAGTTTCATTTTTAATGAAAGACGTATCGGTCTGGCAAATAAGGAAAGGCTCTCTAAGTCTAATTATTCTCCCGTTCGTTTTTCTATTTTTTCTATTTTTTCTAGATAGTCTCAATCTAAGAAGGGGACAGCGAGCCTTTCTCGAGAGAGACTATCCTCAGGCCGAAAAGATTCTTCTTGCTGCTAGCCAAAAACCACTCTTTTTCCTTAACCCTAAAAGCTTCTATTATTTAGCTACCCTCAAACTTGAAACTGAACAGCCACAAGAAGCAATTTTCTTTCTGGAGAGATTAAGAGTTATTGATCCACTTAATCTCGAGATTGACTACCAAATAGCAGAAATCAATTACTCCCAATACCAACTCGTAGAGGCAGAAGAAATTCTAAGCCAAGCCCTTAAGAGAAATCCTTTCCTACCACCTAAATATTATCTTGGCTTATACAAGGCCCAATTCGAACAAGGAAAAGAACAAGAATCACTAAAAGCACTTATTGAAGTGAAAAAAAATTATCCTCTCGAAACAGAGGTATATCAAAGAGGACAATATATCTTATCAGCCACAAACTACCTCCCTGCGCTTGTTGAAAGCACTAACCTCCTCTACCAACTGACAGGTGATGTCGAATTTTTACCACTTATCCCCACCACCTGTCGTTAA
- a CDS encoding type II secretion system protein has translation MKKTARFLMAKGFTLVELLIVIALIGVLAVAVLAAINPLEQLNRARDTGMESDASQLLAAIDRYYATQEEFPWVTVNNAFTNDSNLALTNAQVQEVGICGGNCAANGILLEQYELKSEFRNRKFITATAQTDLLYLAKQDGASSSVYACWVPTSKAKRANANMSVTNIWDNSCDGANVTYANLDSSCFFCIPR, from the coding sequence ATGAAGAAAACTGCCCGTTTTTTAATGGCAAAAGGGTTCACTTTGGTTGAGCTTTTGATTGTTATCGCTCTTATCGGAGTTTTGGCCGTGGCCGTTCTGGCCGCCATCAACCCGCTTGAGCAGCTTAACCGTGCTCGGGACACAGGCATGGAGTCAGACGCCTCACAGCTTTTGGCAGCGATTGACAGGTATTATGCCACACAGGAGGAGTTTCCTTGGGTAACGGTTAATAACGCATTTACTAATGATAGCAACTTAGCTTTGACTAATGCCCAAGTCCAAGAAGTTGGAATTTGTGGAGGAAATTGCGCTGCTAATGGAATTTTGCTAGAGCAATACGAGCTTAAGTCCGAATTTAGAAACAGGAAGTTTATTACTGCGACCGCACAGACTGATCTGCTTTATTTAGCTAAGCAAGATGGGGCCTCAAGTTCGGTTTACGCTTGTTGGGTTCCAACCTCTAAGGCAAAAAGGGCCAACGCCAATATGAGTGTGACAAATATTTGGGACAATAGTTGTGATGGGGCAAATGTCACCTATGCCAATCTTGATTCCTCGTGTTTTTTCTGCATCCCGCGGTAA